CAGAGCTCTGGTCGAAGCCTCACTGGCTGTGTGCGCGGTCGCGAACGGTGCCGTGATAGCGAAGAGGGTGAGCGGGAGTGGACTCACGGCAGGGGTGGAGATCCCGGTTCGTATCGGTTTGTCCCGCAACATGCGTCCCCCTCCCGGTAATTCACGGCTCACGTGCTTGCCAAGACATGGTCAATGCCTGGTCAAGAAACACGTTAACCCTGCAAAGTTGTTTGCAGGGTTAACTTAACGTTTCGAGCTGAAGAGAGCCTGAAAAGCGTAGGTCCGTGGCGGGAACCTGCCCTTGACCTGCGAGAGTTCGCCGGTTAGGCGGGCGTGACGAGCGCTTTGCCGTCGCGGGCCAGCGCGGTGAGCCGGGAGATGGCCCGGAAGTACTTCTTGCGGTACCCGCCGTTGAGCATCTCCTCGCTGAACAGCTGATCGAACGGCTGTCCGGATGCGAGGACCGGAACCTCACGGTCGTACAGCCGGTCCGCGAGGACGACGAGCCGTAGCGCGGTGGACTGGTCCGGAATCGGCTGTACGTCGGTGAGACACACCGCCTTCAGGCCATCGGTCAGCGCGCCGTACCGGCTGGGGTGGACGCGGGCGAGGTGCTCGAGGAGTTGCGGGAAACTGTCGAGCGAGGAGCCCTCGGTGGCGTACGCCGCCTTGGTGACCTGTTCCTCGGAGTACGGGGCCGGTGCCGCGGGCAGACCGCGGTGGCGGTAGTCCTCGCCGTCGATGCGCAGTGGCCGGAAGTGGGCGCTGAGCCCCTGGATCTCGCGCAGGAAGTCGGCCGCGGCGAAGCGGCCCTCGCCGAGCTTGCCGGGGAGGGTGTTGGAGGTGGCGGCGAGGGCGACACCCGCGTCGACGAGCTTGCCGAGCAGCGTGGAGACGAGGACGGTGTCGCCCGGGTCGTCGAGCTCGAACTCGTCGATGCACAG
Above is a window of Streptomyces sp. NBC_00490 DNA encoding:
- the zapE gene encoding cell division protein ZapE, which produces MSSSTAASGISPIADAAPMSLCSREPHVPADRLVAEMVPPPRFDSVRFGTYIPDPNQPSQFEAVRVLEGFAGGLGGAHAVGGGKRGLFGFGKAKAPKVPAGPRGVYLDGGYGVGKTHLLASLWHATPAEPSLKAFGTFVELTNLVGALGFQKTVQTLSGHRLLCIDEFELDDPGDTVLVSTLLGKLVDAGVALAATSNTLPGKLGEGRFAAADFLREIQGLSAHFRPLRIDGEDYRHRGLPAAPAPYSEEQVTKAAYATEGSSLDSFPQLLEHLARVHPSRYGALTDGLKAVCLTDVQPIPDQSTALRLVVLADRLYDREVPVLASGQPFDQLFSEEMLNGGYRKKYFRAISRLTALARDGKALVTPA